A genomic segment from Streptomyces antibioticus encodes:
- a CDS encoding MFS transporter, with protein sequence MSTTSLVKGTAVPAALPWSGLLALSTAAFTAVVTELLPAGLLPRMAPALGVSEARVGFLVTGYAAASFVAAVPVTALLRGLPRRPVLVGALLGFALSNAVVALSSSYGLTFAARLLAGVMGGTLWAMLAGYAARMVPPERRGRAIAVVLAGITLALSLGVPAGTALAGPTGWRAAFALLAGVAVLLTAWVRWRVPGFPGEERATRVPLARVALLPGIPVILSVTLFLLLGHQVMYTYVAPFSAHAGYGRTDVVLLVFGASTVAGIWATGLLVDRRPRATLLGALVLCAAVMLALGGYARVTAVLLMSVALWGAAFGGAPTLIQTALVDASGPSAADVATSLQTTVYNAGIAGGSLTGGLVLERLGPAALPWTALPLLAAALTTVALGRRHAFPAGRGTGRRA encoded by the coding sequence ATGTCCACGACTTCCCTGGTCAAGGGCACCGCCGTGCCCGCCGCCCTGCCCTGGTCGGGGCTGCTCGCCCTGTCCACGGCCGCCTTCACCGCCGTCGTCACCGAGCTGCTGCCCGCCGGGCTGCTGCCGCGCATGGCGCCCGCGCTCGGCGTGTCCGAGGCCCGGGTGGGCTTCCTGGTCACGGGGTACGCGGCCGCCTCGTTCGTCGCGGCCGTGCCGGTGACCGCGCTGCTGCGCGGGCTGCCGCGCCGGCCGGTGCTGGTCGGCGCGCTGCTGGGCTTCGCGCTGAGCAACGCGGTGGTCGCGCTGTCCTCGTCGTACGGCCTCACGTTCGCGGCGCGGCTGCTGGCCGGGGTGATGGGCGGCACGCTGTGGGCGATGCTCGCCGGGTACGCGGCCCGGATGGTGCCGCCCGAGCGGCGCGGGCGGGCGATCGCGGTGGTGCTCGCCGGTATCACCCTGGCGCTGTCGCTGGGCGTCCCGGCGGGCACCGCGCTGGCCGGACCGACCGGCTGGCGGGCGGCGTTCGCACTGCTGGCCGGGGTGGCGGTGCTGCTGACGGCGTGGGTGCGGTGGCGGGTGCCGGGCTTCCCCGGCGAGGAGCGGGCCACGCGCGTGCCGCTCGCCCGGGTGGCCCTGCTCCCGGGGATCCCGGTGATCCTCTCCGTGACGCTGTTCCTGCTGCTGGGCCATCAGGTCATGTACACGTACGTGGCCCCGTTCTCGGCGCACGCGGGTTACGGCCGTACGGATGTCGTGCTGCTGGTGTTCGGGGCGTCCACGGTGGCCGGGATCTGGGCGACGGGGCTGCTGGTCGACCGGCGCCCACGGGCCACGCTGCTCGGCGCGCTCGTCCTGTGCGCGGCCGTCATGCTCGCGCTGGGCGGGTACGCGCGCGTGACCGCGGTGCTTCTGATGTCGGTCGCGCTGTGGGGTGCGGCGTTCGGCGGGGCGCCCACACTGATCCAGACGGCGCTGGTGGACGCCTCGGGACCGTCCGCCGCGGACGTGGCGACCTCGCTCCAGACCACGGTCTACAACGCCGGTATCGCGGGCGGGTCCCTGACGGGCGGTCTGGTGCTGGAACGCCTGGGCCCGGCGGCCCTGCCCTGGACGGCCCTCCCGCTGCTCGCGGCGGCCCTGACGACGGTCGCGCTGGGCCGGCGGCACGCCTTTCCGGCCGGGCGGGGGACGGGGCGGCGTGCCTAG
- a CDS encoding nucleoside deaminase, which translates to MVEAAELPYLRRCVELAAEAVRAGDEPFGSVLVGGDGTILAEDRNRVVASGDETRHPEFELARWAAERMSPGERAAATVYTSGEHCPMRSAAHAWVGLGRIVYVASSEQLGGWLAELGVPASPVRALPVREVAPGVTVEGPVPELVEEVRALHLRFHGA; encoded by the coding sequence ATGGTCGAGGCCGCCGAGCTGCCGTATCTGCGTCGTTGTGTCGAGCTGGCCGCCGAGGCGGTGCGGGCCGGGGACGAGCCGTTCGGGTCGGTGCTGGTCGGCGGGGACGGCACAATCCTCGCCGAGGACCGCAACCGGGTGGTGGCCTCCGGGGACGAGACCCGGCATCCGGAGTTCGAGCTGGCCCGCTGGGCGGCGGAGCGGATGTCGCCCGGGGAGCGGGCTGCGGCCACCGTCTACACGTCGGGCGAGCACTGTCCGATGCGTTCGGCCGCCCACGCGTGGGTGGGTCTGGGGCGGATCGTGTACGTCGCGTCGTCCGAGCAGCTCGGCGGCTGGCTGGCCGAGCTGGGGGTGCCCGCGTCACCCGTACGGGCCCTGCCGGTCCGGGAGGTCGCCCCGGGGGTGACCGTGGAGGGGCCGGTTCCGGAGCTGGTGGAGGAGGTGCGGGCGCTGCATCTGCGGTTCCACGGCGCCTGA
- a CDS encoding chaplin, whose product MRRVTRNGVLAVAAASGAMAAVTMPAFADSAATGTAAGSPGAVSGNGIQLPVNLPVNLCGNTVNVVGALNPAMGNACANKGGGGGATSSSSTSSTTSSTGSTAEGDTVGSPGVVSGNGIKLPVDVPVNASGNSVNVVGVLNPVFGNESVNGPGKKPPVTPPVKPAPPVRHTQPAEPQPAGPKPAPPAHEPQAPGVPSLAQTGSDAALPAILGSTAMLLGGALLYRRFRPGAQS is encoded by the coding sequence ATGAGACGGGTTACCCGAAACGGTGTGCTCGCCGTCGCAGCCGCATCGGGCGCGATGGCGGCAGTGACCATGCCGGCGTTCGCCGACTCCGCAGCGACCGGCACCGCGGCAGGTTCGCCCGGTGCGGTCTCCGGCAACGGAATCCAACTGCCGGTGAACCTCCCGGTGAACCTGTGCGGCAACACCGTGAATGTGGTGGGCGCGCTGAACCCGGCGATGGGCAACGCCTGCGCCAACAAGGGCGGCGGTGGTGGCGCGACCTCGTCGTCCTCCACCTCGTCCACGACGTCCTCCACGGGGTCGACGGCGGAGGGCGACACGGTCGGCTCGCCCGGCGTCGTCTCCGGCAACGGCATCAAGCTGCCGGTGGACGTCCCGGTGAACGCCAGCGGCAACAGCGTCAACGTCGTCGGCGTGCTGAACCCCGTGTTCGGCAACGAGTCGGTCAACGGCCCCGGCAAGAAGCCCCCGGTCACGCCGCCCGTCAAGCCCGCCCCGCCGGTGCGTCACACCCAGCCCGCCGAGCCCCAGCCGGCCGGGCCCAAGCCTGCGCCGCCCGCCCACGAGCCCCAGGCCCCGGGTGTCCCCTCGCTCGCGCAGACCGGCAGCGACGCCGCCCTGCCCGCGATCCTGGGCAGCACGGCCATGCTGCTCGGCGGCGCGCTTCTGTACCGCCGCTTCCGCCCCGGCGCGCAGAGCTGA
- a CDS encoding alpha/beta hydrolase, with the protein MQAMLSTRSGPRRRALVAAAATAALTLGCASLPTARADGDDDPGLSRFYDQKISWSKCDVDGVPDDLQCGTVSVPLDYARPGSGSLDLALARYRATGDKRGSVVLNFGGPGGAGVPELAYGGKPFMELTDGYDVVSFDPRGVGRSSPVSCGDEEQGGLSALDDDDALGDPATVLARLREAAAACVRNSGPVLPHIGTVNAARDLDVLRSALGDKKLNYLGFSYGTRLGAVYAAQFPGKVGRVVLDGVDTLTEPLAEQGVAGARGQQTALDDFVDWCVRDIACPFGHDARTAREAVVRLVWSLDENPLPSDFGDDFTGQDLVAALGQGLYSKELWPSLERALALLVEDGDASGVMAFATGGMALPALPALPAGRPDAAEPSPLVEPEDVPLDNLPAALMAINCADDPDRPTAEQITGDLQRLRAAYEEASPVFGRYRLSEVLLCYGRPKGTDFIREEVKDVDTPRMLLVGTRGDPATPYRWTEETAERLGDSAVVLDNKGDGHTGYGSSKCVHRKIDDFLLYGSLPPDGSSCGAEETD; encoded by the coding sequence ATGCAGGCCATGCTGTCCACCCGGTCCGGGCCGCGCCGCCGCGCGCTCGTCGCGGCGGCCGCGACCGCGGCCCTGACGCTGGGGTGCGCGAGCCTGCCGACGGCACGGGCCGACGGCGACGACGATCCCGGCCTGTCCCGCTTCTACGACCAGAAGATCTCCTGGTCGAAGTGCGACGTAGACGGCGTGCCCGACGACCTCCAGTGCGGCACGGTGAGCGTCCCGCTCGACTACGCCCGCCCCGGGTCCGGCTCGCTCGACCTGGCGCTCGCCCGGTACCGGGCGACCGGCGACAAGCGGGGCTCGGTGGTGCTGAACTTCGGCGGCCCCGGCGGTGCGGGGGTGCCCGAACTGGCCTACGGCGGAAAGCCGTTCATGGAACTGACCGACGGCTACGACGTGGTGTCGTTCGATCCCCGCGGCGTCGGCCGTTCCTCTCCGGTGAGCTGCGGCGACGAGGAGCAGGGCGGGCTGTCCGCGCTGGACGACGACGATGCCCTCGGCGACCCCGCGACGGTCCTGGCCCGGCTGCGGGAGGCGGCCGCGGCCTGTGTCCGCAACTCCGGGCCCGTCCTGCCGCACATAGGCACCGTCAACGCGGCCCGCGACCTGGACGTCCTGCGCTCGGCCCTCGGCGACAAGAAGCTGAACTACCTCGGTTTCTCCTACGGCACCCGGCTCGGCGCGGTGTACGCCGCCCAGTTCCCCGGCAAGGTCGGCCGGGTCGTCCTGGACGGTGTGGACACGCTGACCGAGCCGCTCGCCGAGCAGGGCGTGGCGGGCGCCCGCGGCCAGCAGACCGCGCTCGACGACTTCGTCGACTGGTGCGTGCGGGACATCGCCTGTCCCTTCGGCCACGACGCCCGTACGGCCCGGGAGGCGGTCGTCCGGCTGGTGTGGTCGCTGGACGAGAACCCGCTCCCGTCGGACTTCGGGGACGACTTCACCGGCCAGGACCTGGTGGCCGCGCTCGGACAGGGGCTCTACAGCAAGGAGCTGTGGCCGTCGCTGGAGCGGGCGCTCGCCCTGCTCGTGGAGGACGGCGACGCGAGCGGGGTGATGGCGTTCGCGACGGGCGGCATGGCCCTCCCGGCGCTCCCGGCCCTCCCGGCGGGGCGGCCGGACGCCGCCGAGCCCTCCCCGCTGGTGGAGCCCGAGGACGTCCCCCTCGACAACCTGCCCGCCGCGCTGATGGCGATCAACTGCGCCGACGACCCCGACCGGCCCACCGCCGAGCAGATCACCGGTGACCTCCAGCGGCTGCGGGCCGCCTACGAGGAGGCGTCACCGGTCTTCGGCCGGTACCGCCTCTCCGAGGTCCTGCTCTGCTACGGCCGCCCGAAGGGCACCGACTTCATCCGCGAGGAGGTCAAGGACGTCGACACCCCGCGGATGCTGCTGGTCGGCACCCGGGGCGACCCGGCGACCCCGTACCGCTGGACCGAGGAGACGGCCGAACGGCTCGGGGACTCGGCCGTCGTCCTGGACAACAAGGGCGACGGGCACACCGGGTACGGCTCCTCGAAGTGCGTGCACCGCAAGATCGACGACTTCCTGCTGTACGGCTCCCTGCCGCCCGACGGCAGCTCCTGCGGCGCCGAGGAGACGGACTGA
- a CDS encoding alpha/beta fold hydrolase — MPQLEVDGAALTYDDEGPRDGGGVPLVFVHGWTANRHRWDHQLAHFAEKRRVVRFDLRGHGESSGAGVKTVAELANDLITLLDHLKIERCVLIGHSMGGMISQTVALTHPERVERMILVNSIARMTFSRGRGLLMAASTLVPYKLFVATNIQRAFAPGYPRDEVRAYIKSSADTPREVVMTLYGAMRAFDVLDRVGEIRTPTLMIHGYHDVQLPVSQMLRMAKAYPDATVRIIDAGHELPVEKPAELTAAIDAFVTAG, encoded by the coding sequence ATGCCGCAGCTCGAAGTCGACGGCGCCGCACTGACGTACGACGACGAGGGGCCGCGCGACGGCGGCGGGGTGCCGCTGGTGTTCGTGCACGGCTGGACGGCCAACCGGCACCGCTGGGACCACCAGCTCGCCCACTTCGCCGAGAAGCGCCGGGTGGTCCGGTTCGATCTGCGCGGCCACGGCGAGAGCAGCGGCGCGGGCGTGAAGACGGTCGCGGAACTGGCGAACGACCTGATCACCCTGCTGGACCACCTCAAGATCGAGCGGTGCGTCCTGATCGGCCACTCGATGGGCGGGATGATCTCCCAGACCGTCGCGCTCACACATCCCGAGCGCGTGGAGCGGATGATCCTGGTCAACTCCATCGCGAGGATGACCTTCAGCCGGGGCCGCGGTCTGCTGATGGCCGCCTCCACCCTGGTGCCGTACAAGCTGTTCGTGGCCACCAACATCCAGCGCGCCTTCGCCCCCGGCTACCCGCGCGACGAGGTCCGCGCGTACATCAAGTCCTCGGCGGACACCCCGCGCGAGGTCGTCATGACGCTGTACGGCGCCATGCGGGCGTTCGACGTCCTGGACCGGGTGGGGGAGATCCGCACGCCCACCCTGATGATCCACGGCTACCACGACGTGCAGTTGCCGGTGTCGCAGATGCTGCGGATGGCGAAGGCGTACCCGGACGCCACCGTCCGCATCATCGACGCCGGACACGAACTGCCCGTCGAGAAGCCGGCCGAACTGACCGCGGCCATCGACGCGTTCGTGACCGCGGGCTGA
- a CDS encoding alpha/beta hydrolase — protein sequence MIFRTASATARPALRRVRTEPALRPLRHRLDPARVEDIPFRAPDGVRLGLTRVDPGESGRPVVLLLHGHTASADMFLLPETRNLVDSLLDDGYEPWLLDWRGSCRLPYNETGQRYTYDDVALHDIPAAVSRIRERVGDRPLFVVAHCVGALALSLSLTAGLVPGLAGVVTQGVFLTPKLKGSTSLRMSLAGELLRSRMDHIPVDFRKVGLRSRYTPLFALASRKAGCPDPTCQILHNSAWGTGASLFVHENLTEATHDRLAELLGPAPLWILPHLRRIELARTVVRWHDTDHRYRALPANALDAAGRIDTPLLLLSGSENGLWGDSQRLCHDVLAHRQPGLDVRYTEIPGYGHLDAFLGRGAALDVFGHILEFLGERR from the coding sequence ATGATCTTCCGAACCGCCTCCGCGACGGCCCGCCCGGCGCTGCGCAGGGTCAGGACCGAGCCCGCCCTGCGCCCGCTGCGCCACCGCCTCGACCCGGCCCGCGTCGAGGACATCCCCTTCCGGGCGCCGGACGGCGTCCGCCTCGGCCTCACCCGGGTCGACCCCGGCGAGAGCGGCCGGCCCGTCGTGCTCCTGTTGCACGGCCACACCGCGTCCGCCGACATGTTCCTGCTGCCCGAGACCCGCAACCTCGTCGACTCACTGCTCGACGACGGCTACGAGCCCTGGCTGCTCGACTGGCGCGGCAGTTGCCGGCTGCCCTACAACGAGACCGGGCAGCGGTACACCTACGACGACGTGGCGCTCCACGACATCCCGGCCGCCGTCTCCCGGATCCGTGAACGCGTCGGCGACCGGCCGCTGTTCGTCGTCGCCCACTGCGTCGGCGCGCTCGCGCTGTCGCTGTCCCTGACGGCCGGACTCGTGCCCGGACTCGCCGGAGTGGTGACCCAAGGCGTCTTTCTGACACCCAAGTTGAAGGGCAGCACCTCACTGCGGATGTCCCTGGCCGGGGAGTTGCTCAGATCCCGGATGGACCACATCCCCGTCGACTTCCGCAAGGTCGGCCTCCGCTCCCGCTACACCCCGCTGTTCGCGCTCGCCTCGCGCAAGGCGGGCTGCCCCGACCCGACCTGCCAGATCCTGCACAACTCGGCCTGGGGGACCGGCGCTTCGCTCTTCGTGCACGAGAACCTCACCGAGGCCACCCACGACCGGCTCGCCGAACTGCTCGGCCCCGCCCCGCTGTGGATCCTGCCGCATCTGCGCCGGATCGAGCTGGCCCGCACGGTGGTCCGCTGGCACGACACCGACCACCGCTACCGGGCCCTGCCGGCCAACGCCCTGGACGCGGCAGGCCGGATCGACACCCCGCTGCTGCTGCTCTCCGGCAGCGAGAACGGCCTGTGGGGCGACTCCCAGCGGCTCTGCCACGACGTCCTCGCCCACCGGCAGCCCGGACTCGACGTGCGCTACACCGAGATCCCGGGCTACGGCCACCTCGACGCGTTCCTCGGCCGGGGCGCCGCGCTCGACGTCTTCGGTCACATCCTGGAATTCCTCGGCGAACGACGGTGA
- a CDS encoding thioester reductase domain-containing protein gives MNEDPTANAGQRAVAEAIERGGADAGGLTVTDLLAMVTRKEEPESEVAAAAVPHGVPDAEGLAAAIAEAAGRYLPEGRLAPDADFFDAGGSSVHAVELAAELERDLGVELDLDDVFADARPIGLARRWLETAGDAANLALPTPAPVPVAVPAPRPAVVASPSAPAASARQDDLDQILADLALADRLPFVRRPEPVAPRRILLTGATGFLGGHMLLDLLRHSDAHVYCLVRAADLEAATARLGESLRRHLLPWNAEIRRRVTVLPGDIRSPRLGLSDELWHTLTEELDSVVGVAAAVDFLRGYRSLRGSNVIGALTLAELAATGRPKPVHHISSIAVFNEVGITSLGEDDPLAHVDRLVAGYDQSKWAAEVALRRARDHGLVVSALRPGGIGGHSRTGAHNPQDLSSGLIAAFGRFRTVPAFRHLNVAPVDWVSRAAVAVVCEPDAWGFDYNLTGVPQTLDDVVRDMAFGGMHVRVQDWEEWRTGTLARLEAEPVPELTFLTRVLNSPTALKLCEATLTGPAAEGTRTAALVEALGLPPAARYDARAQLKTFEQLAGDGLARLPHKDDQPYLWFSETTQGGVRPVDGGTGGTPCSMSLTLSLASMYQLVRERRLDVNGTVDCPAVHPEPLTVVRGDVWVRPEEGIPQSHGLKHQLLRYRLQLRDTEGELWWLEGHKYARARRDLWRQTRALTVELGREGAPAAFTGEVVVPADSYVRDQVDGIRVAPHLTAQEKRAAKLTWLAWFGVEMGRGLLGPFARAGADLLDLRRTTNPTEHRR, from the coding sequence ATGAACGAGGACCCCACGGCGAACGCCGGGCAGCGGGCCGTCGCCGAGGCGATCGAGCGGGGCGGTGCGGACGCGGGCGGCCTGACGGTGACGGACCTGCTGGCCATGGTCACCCGGAAGGAGGAACCGGAATCCGAGGTGGCCGCCGCCGCCGTGCCGCACGGAGTGCCGGACGCGGAGGGGCTTGCCGCAGCGATCGCGGAGGCCGCCGGACGGTATCTGCCCGAGGGGCGGCTCGCCCCGGACGCCGACTTCTTCGACGCCGGCGGCAGCTCCGTGCACGCCGTCGAACTGGCGGCGGAACTGGAGCGCGACCTCGGCGTGGAGCTGGACCTCGACGACGTCTTCGCCGACGCCCGCCCGATCGGCCTGGCCCGCCGCTGGCTGGAGACGGCCGGGGACGCGGCGAACCTGGCACTCCCGACGCCGGCACCCGTGCCGGTGGCGGTGCCCGCGCCGCGTCCTGCGGTCGTCGCGTCCCCCTCCGCCCCGGCGGCCTCCGCCCGTCAGGACGACCTCGACCAGATCCTCGCCGACCTCGCCCTCGCCGACCGGCTGCCGTTCGTACGGCGGCCCGAACCGGTCGCGCCCCGGCGGATCCTGCTCACCGGGGCGACCGGCTTCCTCGGCGGCCATATGCTGCTCGACCTGCTCCGGCACAGCGACGCCCATGTGTACTGCCTGGTCCGCGCGGCCGACCTGGAGGCCGCGACCGCCCGGCTCGGCGAGAGCCTGCGCCGCCATCTGCTGCCGTGGAACGCGGAGATCCGCCGCCGGGTGACCGTGCTCCCCGGTGACATCCGCAGCCCGCGCCTCGGCCTGTCCGACGAGCTGTGGCACACCCTCACCGAGGAACTGGACAGCGTGGTCGGCGTCGCGGCGGCCGTGGACTTTCTGCGCGGCTACCGGTCGCTGCGCGGCAGCAACGTCATCGGCGCGCTCACGCTGGCCGAGCTGGCCGCCACCGGCCGCCCCAAGCCGGTGCACCACATCTCCTCGATCGCCGTCTTCAACGAGGTCGGCATCACCTCCCTCGGCGAGGACGACCCGCTGGCCCATGTGGACCGGCTCGTCGCGGGCTACGACCAGTCCAAGTGGGCCGCCGAGGTGGCCCTGCGGCGCGCCCGCGACCACGGTCTGGTGGTCTCCGCGCTGCGCCCCGGCGGCATCGGCGGCCACAGCAGGACCGGCGCCCACAACCCCCAGGACCTCAGCAGCGGCCTGATCGCCGCGTTCGGCCGCTTCCGGACCGTACCGGCGTTCCGCCACCTCAACGTGGCCCCCGTGGACTGGGTGAGCCGGGCCGCCGTCGCCGTCGTCTGTGAACCGGACGCCTGGGGCTTCGACTACAACCTCACCGGCGTCCCGCAGACCCTCGACGACGTCGTACGGGACATGGCGTTCGGCGGGATGCACGTCCGCGTCCAGGACTGGGAGGAGTGGCGGACCGGCACCCTGGCCCGTCTGGAGGCCGAGCCCGTCCCCGAACTCACCTTCCTCACCCGGGTGTTGAACAGCCCCACCGCGCTGAAGCTGTGCGAGGCCACCCTGACCGGACCCGCCGCCGAGGGCACCCGCACCGCCGCCCTGGTCGAGGCGCTCGGACTGCCGCCCGCCGCCCGCTACGACGCCCGGGCCCAGTTGAAGACGTTCGAGCAGCTCGCCGGCGACGGACTCGCCCGGCTGCCGCACAAGGACGACCAGCCCTACCTGTGGTTCTCCGAGACCACGCAGGGCGGTGTCCGCCCCGTCGACGGCGGCACCGGCGGCACGCCCTGCTCGATGTCCCTCACCCTCTCCCTCGCGAGTATGTACCAACTCGTGCGGGAACGGCGGCTGGACGTCAACGGCACGGTCGACTGCCCGGCCGTCCACCCCGAACCGCTCACCGTCGTCCGCGGCGACGTCTGGGTCCGCCCCGAGGAGGGCATCCCGCAGAGCCACGGCCTCAAGCACCAGCTCCTGCGCTACCGACTCCAGTTGCGGGACACCGAGGGTGAACTGTGGTGGCTGGAGGGCCACAAGTACGCCCGCGCCCGCCGCGACCTGTGGCGCCAGACCCGCGCCCTCACCGTCGAACTCGGCCGCGAGGGCGCACCGGCCGCCTTCACCGGGGAGGTCGTCGTCCCCGCCGACTCCTACGTCCGCGACCAGGTCGACGGCATCCGGGTCGCCCCGCACCTCACGGCGCAGGAGAAGCGCGCGGCCAAGCTGACCTGGCTCGCCTGGTTCGGCGTCGAGATGGGCCGGGGACTGCTCGGCCCGTTCGCCCGCGCCGGCGCCGACCTGCTGGACCTGCGCCGCACCACGAACCCCACGGAGCACCGCCGATGA